The Alnus glutinosa chromosome 8, dhAlnGlut1.1, whole genome shotgun sequence DNA segment CGCTGTGGAAAATGATGCCTAGGTGCCTCTTTTAGTGTTTATAGAGGGAAATGAAGATAAAAACTTTGAGGACAGGGAGAGGAGTATGGGCGGAGGCGTATGTGTCTCGTATGTCGATTAGTTTTAGTGACATTCTTGTTCATTTTGTTCTTTGTAGTTAGGTggttccttttgtatactttttatgtatttaaggGTGCCTTACACTTTCAATGAGATTagttattacttataaaataaaaataataaaattaataattacagAATTTTATGATATCCTAAATTTCCGTAACCATCAACAATAATGGATCCTTACTTTTGAAATGTAAAACGAGAGAAATAATTAgaaatatttcttttaatggtaaatcataatttataactttACTCCTTCATATGGTGGAAATCAAGTAGTTTGCTACATGAATTATTTATTCGTCCTGGTAATGACAAAATAAATGATAGACAAGTAATGTTTGGGGATGAAACAAAAGAGGATATTAATTTTTCAAGCCAGTTGTGGACACTTTTTAGAACAGCAGCGAATTTGTTGTATCTCAATTGATGCATTACTTCTGTAAATAATCTGCAAATGTGGTTGGTCAACCAGCGAAACTTCTCTAAAGGTTCATGGAGTTTCCAAAAAGTACAGATTTTTCCTCTCTGTGTCTTTCTCTCTGTGGGTTGGGAGGCTGGTGTGAGAGGAGGTTTTTCACTTTTCGTACTTAAAACATTAATATCAGCAGAAGTCTTAGCTTCAGAGTGTGCTTATAAGCCTTTCCTAAAAAAACCGTTCAATttacagctttttttttttttggggcggGGGGGAGAGGGTATACCTATCACTTTTGTTTGTGAGCAAGCTGATGTTTGTTCGTTTGTCCAAAGAGCAAGTTTTCTGTTCTGGACTTCTTATTTTTCTGAGTCATTTACTTGTTGATATTTCTTGAGTTTGGAACTTCATTTTGTGATTGGTAGTAACCAATGTTGTTATCCCCGGTGGTTGTTGTTCTTCATGATCTCTAGTGCAATTTAACCAGCCTGTGTTAATTGATCAAGTAATTTAGGATATCGCTAGAAAGAGATTCGGAAAAACTAATTTGGTGGCTTCCTCTCAGAATTGCTGAATCTGTCTATATCTCTTCATGGTTTAGTTTTCTAATCTGTAACATAATCCAACTTTCTTCATACGTGATCATCACCATCATATCATCTCTAATTTACTTTTTGGATGGATTGTCCTGCAAGTTTAAGGAAACTTTTTTTATGTGTACAACTTATCTCACTTAAAGTTAAGTGTTATCTGATTTTATTGATTGACCACCTAATATGCTTTTCTACTTTCAGAATAGGCGCGGATGCTTGGTCCCTTATGTATCCTTCAGTTCCTGATAAGCTACAGAGGTTGTACAATGATggctacaaactggtttgtttCCTTTCTTCATTAAAGCTAGCTGAAATTTTATTTAGGGTAAATTACACTAACCTGTCTTGAGGTTTGGGGAAATATCCTGAACTTAACttctattttcaaaaacaaCACTCTGCCCACTGAGGTTCGTGATCCATATGACAGATACACCCTTACAACCAGCCATGTGCCATTACAAATTGtgatcaaatatatatatatattgtcaaatTATATTCTCATCTAAAAACAACCTCAGATAATGGTTACTAACTAGACTGGTTATATGATAAGGAAAAtcaggaaaagagaaaatatcagCCTCTAGAGACAGATTGTCATTTCTGAAAATAGGAGGCAAGTGCCTCACATTTTCCCAAAGCTCAAGAGAGATTGGCGTAAATTACCCTTTTATTTAAATGTGGTCTGATTCTTGCAATTTTTATAGTACCTTTTACTTTGTTCAATTGTATGGCTTGCTTTCACGTGAAAGTTTTGTCTCGGTAAGTTTTTAtagatttcttttgtaattatcATGTATACTACTATCAGGTAATCTTCACCAATGAATCGAATATTGAGCGCTGGAAGAATAAGAGACAGGTAGCAGTGGACTCAAAAATTGGACGCCTCAACAATTTTATCAAGCAAGTGAAGGTACCAATTCAGGTAGTTGAGATGACAGTTTTGTATTGGTCTTTGTGATGTTATCAATAATGCAAGCTCATTTGTGTAACAACTGTGAAATTATCTATGTTTAGAACTCTGCTGTCATTCTTGGAGATGTCTGGATCAAGTTTGTCCTTATTTTGAAATCATGGCATTTGGTgtatgaagaaaaataattaagctGCTTTTCTCATTAGACagtgaagtgtttttttttttttttttgaagttgacaatcaaatcatctcagcttcacatcaagttttaaattattCCAAGTTCTCTTTTTCTCCcgatttgaattttgaatgtcACTAAGCGGGTGCATTATAAGTGGTTGGGTTTGTCTTATCTACATGCCTGTTgctgtataattttttttgttgtcatgTTGGGCTGTAatccctttttgtttttgtttttctgttttgaaGTGAAGCTTTTATCATCAGGCGAGACATACACATAGGCGTGTATTCAGTTCTAGCTTctgacttattttatttttccggACAATTGTTAAGAACTTGATCAAGCCTTGGAACAATATTTCGAGAACTAGTAagctataaattcaaaattcagTAAGGACTTGATTGTTGCCACTCTAGCATGCATGGCTGTTTATGTGGTTGTTCATTCAAAGGGATCAAGTTCCTGGATCATCTTGTTAATGGGTGTATTCATTAAATTCAATCTATCTGAGAGCAGTTGTCTGTTAATGGTTGGCCTTTGTTTTATGCCTtgctatgattttttttattttttatttttaatgaataaatgcCTTGCTATGATAAATGCAgacatttcaaaataaaatagcacTTCAGTGTGGTGACTCTGTCCTATTGTTTTGTCAATTTAATCAATGAGATAATGGTAGATCGTACTGATATGAAAAGTATCCAGTCAAATATGCAAGTTGACTTGCAATTATGTTTTTGTGCAGGTCTTCATAGCTTGTGGGTTAGGTGAATCTTCTCGTCAAGCAGCCGATGCCTTTCGTAAACCGAATCCGGGAATGTGGCATATTATGGAAAAGCACTTCAACTCTGGCATTTCCATTGATATGGATCAGTTAATTTTCCTTCCCTTTAATTATTTGCATGGTTTCTATTCCTGGTATTCTCAATATTGAACAAATCTTCAGTGCTATCTTGTTCATACttctatcaaaattaatttggatACTTGTTTTTATAACATTTAAAAAGAATCTCTGCATTGTAGATCCTTCTACGTTGGTGACGCAGCTGGGAGACGGGACGATCACAGTGATGCTGATATTAAATTTGCACAGGTggaaatatagtttttttttttttttttttctttcgaacTAATCCTGATTTACCATTCCATGTTGTGTTTTAGTGTTCTTTGAaccaattattttatttcatctgCAACTTTCGTAATTTTTGTTTGCCTTTCTCCTGTTCATGCTAGTCCACAATTATGCTTCATGCAGACAAGTGAAACTTTTTCATTACCCTTCTCAACCATACTAGTTATGGATGGTTCCTTTCTAAACATGTTTTTAATATGGATTTCAGAATGGAAATTTGCTGAAGTTGCACAATAGTTTCCCCTATTTCATAACAGAGAGCTTATCTTTTCTTCACTATAAATAACTTAAATTAGGGAATTATATAACTAGTATTTTGTGGAAACTTTACACTATGAAACTGTAATTAGGACTTTCATGGTGCATCTTCCCTGGGTTAAATTTAGTGTAGTAGGATCACCTTATGGTCTTAGGCTGTTTAGCTTTCTCTCTCCTctgaaattttgtgtttttattgagAAAGTTCAATTTTACTATAaaacttttttgatttttccaATCTACCCAAAAAATGCTTTTGAGTGGTTGGACATCGGCAAGGTTGCATCTTCAGTTAGCATTAGATAAGAGATGGTCTGGTGCCCATAAATATCCTAGGTTAAAGAGGGTTTATTATCTGCAAATTTTTCTGTTGTTGCAGGCCATTGGTTTGAAATTTTATGTCCCCGAGGAATACTTTGGCGCCTGAGGAATTTAGTGGTCATCTGCTTCTGAAGGCTTAAAGTCAGCGTCACATGCATTGGCAGTTAATATTGCGATGACTAGTGATGATCTTGACTTATAATTTATGTTGTTTTCCCCATCACTTCCTAATTTCTCATCAGTTTTTATGGTGTATTGGGATCTTACtgtaaacttttgagataagctTAAGTAGAatagcattttctttttgattgatTCCTCTCTTGTAAGCAGAGTCAGTTCTCTCTGTTTCTCGTTTGATTTGAAAATTAGAGAccttttttttaacctaattaTTGATCAGTTAATGACTGTCCAGGAGAATCATTAACACaaccaattttgtttcaaaagaaaaataccatCCCAGAAAATGAAAATCTATAAATCGGGACTCGTAAAATATGATCATCCTGGAAAGAAATTCTACAAAACAGGATTCAAAAATAATCTGATGCTTCAAGCCTTCCTACTAAAATCACCATCCACAATTCCATGCCTCACCAAAACAATCTCCTTCACAAGATTTCTATACGTGAATGGTCTTACTGCTGCTCGCAAAAACAGCTCCGGAGGAATCCTACTCTTCTTGATCCTTCTCCTCCATGGACCAATCCCAGCATACTTCCATTCTTCTGGGCTCACTTTCGGCCTTTTCCCCCTCATAGCGGTTTCATCTCCATCCTCTGCAACATTCACTTTTCCCTCCAGCCcaacattttcttttcccttttgctCTGCTTCTCCCATTGCCCTCAACTGCTGCTCATAGTATTTAGTAGTCGTTTGCACGCTGCGTTTCGCTAACATCTCCATTGCATCGGCGCTGTTCACAGCCTTTTTGAACTCCTCATCCCATGACTTTTTCTCATCTTCCATACTCGAATCCTCTTCTTCAATACCCAATTCCGTATCtccagcttcttcttcttcttcttcttcttccatgtCCATAACTATATCATCTTGCTCATCGTCGTCATCACCATCATCCTCAATCCAATCTACAATCTCGGTCTCACCGGCACGGtcgtcctcatcatcatccGGCGCATCGCACCCCAACTCCATCTCCTCCAACTTCGCCTTCCACTCCTTCGTATACGGATGCAACAACGGCACCGGATGATTGCTCAACAAGAACTCCAAGCAATCAGACTTCCTCTCGTCGCTCAGCCTCTCGTACGCCTTCACCACATCGTCCACAAATGCCTTGGGACTCGCCCTCACGATCTTACACAAGCCGCCGAAATAAGTGCACATCTCCACGCTCCCATCCTCGCTCCTCACCTGGAACAAGAACTCCTTCTCCGTGGTCGGATCCAACAACGGCATCAACCCCTTCAAGAAAGCCTCCTGAGGTTCGAACCTACACTGATACACCGGCTTCTTCACGTATATGATGTCCGGCCTCATCCACGCCGCGCATTGGGTTATCTGCGCCCTGGACTTGTTCCCGAGCCTACCCATGAGACTCCACTTGTCCAACCTCCCTTTACCGCCTTCGACGACGACCTCACAGACCAATGTCCACTGCTGCCATGGCAGCTCGTTGAGCCTCCACTTGGGGTGCCTCACAAACACCCAGAAGTGTTTAAACCCTTCACTCCTATCCATTTCGTTCAATCTTCTCCCGTAATCTGAAGCCATTTCGAACTGCTCAATCTTCTCCCACTCTTCCTGGTCCCTCACCTCGCTAATCAAGGTCACCTGCTCGTCCGAGAAGCGGCCGCGAATGGGGTCGCCGACGACGACGCCGCGCCAGGAGTAGGGCCCGAACTCGCCGTACTTGTACCAGTCGAAGGGGTGGCGCAGATTGGGGTCGTCTTTTTCCATGAAACGGACCATCCGGTCGTAGCCGAGGCCGATCTGCTGGAGCTCGTCGTCGGTGAAGTTGTCGGCCTGGTTCTGGCTCTTGGGGTTCCTGCGGAGGCGGTAGAAGCGGGACTCGGCGAGCTTCTTGCTCTTGCGCCGCGCCCCATCCTTCACGGCCCGGCGGAAATTGGCGTCGCCCTCGATGCGGCCCGGCGACGCCCCTCcgcccttcttcttcttctcgctGCGCCCCGCCATGCACCGGACACCATTTTGGCCGCAGAATCGGGGCTTTCGTGAGTTTGAGAAGGTGAGTTTGGGGAGGAAGAGAGGATAAGAGGGGTTTAGGTTTGGGGTTTTAGCTAGTAATAAGAGGTTCTGCGGACTCtgcattttctctctctttttgcaAGGCGAAAATGGGAGCCTCCCTCCGACTTACTAgttggaaagagagagagaatacgaAAACGGCGCCGTCTACCTCGAGAGAGGTAATTAACATCTCAAACGGTGTCGCTTTCATCTAAAAGGAATCCCACGCTCGCTTAGGCTACGTTACGTTTGTTTTGGgtaaaacgttttttttttttttttttttttaattttaaatcctCTCAATCGACCACCTTATTTGcaatgttattttaatttttgaatttgattaatgtatattatattacatgccactatttgtcccaaaaaagataaaatacccttaaaaataataataataaacccaCAGCATATCCATGGATCTTGAGCGCAATCGGCAAtacctaaacaaaaaaaaaaatgtttttcgttttgaattatattttgtcatttcaaactcaaaagtaaaaaagagaTATTGCAACTTCACGTTCaccaaattaaaagattaagagATATCGCAACAAAAGCGACAGATTGATGGATATgggtagcatttttcttttttttcaactctcgAGATGGGTACGAATTGGTCAGGATTAATACCTTCcaaatatctataaaaaaaaaaaaaaaaaaaaaaatactttccaACTAGCAAGTTCTGGTTTCATTGATTATTCAATTTACGAATAAACTATGCTGGATAAGtagggttgttttttttttttttttttttttttaatttttatttatttatttatttattattcatagatccattccaatatatataaaagagaccAAACGGTCTAATGTTCAGGGTTACAAAGACTCCGTAATAAACTAAGTTAGAGGCAAGGGATAGAGTTTCTTCCACCTAGGTAAAGTCAAACTCACACCATAACAGACCACAGCTGGTACCAAATTATCTAGACAATAGAAGATACCTCTACATTACATAAACCTATGCTTGATTTAGGAGAGGACACACATTCTGAGCTATAAAATAGCTTTTACAGACCAAGTTTGATCTAAAAAAACAGAGCAGGCTGCAAAGGAcaacaattgaaaaacaaataaaaaaaaaaaaatacaattcctcCGGCCGACATTTGCACGTTCTCTTGGTTTGAAGCCCCCACGAGAGACACCATTGGCTTCCCACCTAAACTAGCAGGAGGATGTGAAACAAAATCACAAACCTCTATAGTCAGGTGTAAGATTTGCGAAATAGAAACTGACGCACAGAAACTCTTTGCACGATGGTTGCACAAAGGTGAGATCTGGAATTGTCGGGCTGGCCTCCATAGTCGTGTGCAATATTTTTCAGGACAGGAATTGCCTCCTCAGTCCTCTCCAAATGCCAAAAACTGTCGCACAGGAACTCCTTGCACGAAGGTGAGATTTGGGTTTGTCGGGATGTTGGCTTGAAACCGTTGAACCCCATCGCAATGCCGATTTGATAATTAAACACAAAGCCCAGCCCTCCAACATTTGTAAGTAGCGATTGATCCGCCTACCGCCGTCGCTACATTTCACTATGTGCAACCAAACATAGAGGGGCCATCAGCATCATCTCTGTGGACACCAGATCGACTACAAGCAAACTTCTCCACTACTTGGC contains these protein-coding regions:
- the LOC133875251 gene encoding uncharacterized protein LOC133875251, producing MQSPQNLLLLAKTPNLNPSYPLFLPKLTFSNSRKPRFCGQNGVRCMAGRSEKKKKGGGASPGRIEGDANFRRAVKDGARRKSKKLAESRFYRLRRNPKSQNQADNFTDDELQQIGLGYDRMVRFMEKDDPNLRHPFDWYKYGEFGPYSWRGVVVGDPIRGRFSDEQVTLISEVRDQEEWEKIEQFEMASDYGRRLNEMDRSEGFKHFWVFVRHPKWRLNELPWQQWTLVCEVVVEGGKGRLDKWSLMGRLGNKSRAQITQCAAWMRPDIIYVKKPVYQCRFEPQEAFLKGLMPLLDPTTEKEFLFQVRSEDGSVEMCTYFGGLCKIVRASPKAFVDDVVKAYERLSDERKSDCLEFLLSNHPVPLLHPYTKEWKAKLEEMELGCDAPDDDEDDRAGETEIVDWIEDDGDDDDEQDDIVMDMEEEEEEEEAGDTELGIEEEDSSMEDEKKSWDEEFKKAVNSADAMEMLAKRSVQTTTKYYEQQLRAMGEAEQKGKENVGLEGKVNVAEDGDETAMRGKRPKVSPEEWKYAGIGPWRRRIKKSRIPPELFLRAAVRPFTYRNLVKEIVLVRHGIVDGDFSRKA